CGTGCTTCGCGATTTTCTCTTTGAATACCGGTCCCTTCCCGATCTTCAGTGTGCCCTTACGCCCCTCTGCTTCCGCAATATAGGTGTCGTACAACGTATTCACTTCTTTCTCTTTATCCGCGATCTCGGTCTTCAGGCGCTTGATATCCGACTCGTTCCGGTCAAGGTCGGTCTTGAAATAATCCGACACTTCTTTCTTGTTCCGCAGCGCCATCGCGTTTTTTTCTTTCAGCAGCACCGTATTGATTTCTTTTTCAAAAATCTTGATCTCAAGCGGTTTCGAGATAACGATCGCAATGATGACCGCCAACACCACACGCGGCGCCGCCTGAAGCAGTTCCTGCCCAAAACGGTCGCGTTTGCGGATGGTCGACACAATAAAACGGTCGAGGTTGAAAATCAGCAGTCCCCAGATAAGACCAAAGAACACCGCAGGCCAAACATTGTCAAAAACGGTGTACAGCGCGTAAGAAGCAGCCACCCAGGCCATGACGGCCGTGAAAAAAACGGTAGCGCCAATGCCGGCGAACTTGGTTTGTTCGCCCTCCGAGCAAGTGCCAAGCAACTTGCGGTCTGCGCCAGAGCACAGCACGAAAAAAGATTTCAGCATAGGGATGATTTAGGTCCGGGCGCCGCAAAACGATAACCCGGATTTG
This genomic interval from Flavobacterium sp. HJ-32-4 contains the following:
- a CDS encoding DUF4407 domain-containing protein; protein product: MLKSFFVLCSGADRKLLGTCSEGEQTKFAGIGATVFFTAVMAWVAASYALYTVFDNVWPAVFFGLIWGLLIFNLDRFIVSTIRKRDRFGQELLQAAPRVVLAVIIAIVISKPLEIKIFEKEINTVLLKEKNAMALRNKKEVSDYFKTDLDRNESDIKRLKTEIADKEKEVNTLYDTYIAEAEGRKGTLKIGKGPVFKEKIAKHDLARTELDTLRKANLAKIAALEAKNKDVQADLDKKIGDGQPVIEGFDGLMARINALGSLPLLPSLFIMLLFLAIETAPIIAKLLSPKGEYDFKLEDIETALQATLAQDKHQRQLLVATSAEMHDRVYADIAQDKGLFGLQRSKAKELLELQAHRFVEKQWETM